In Amaranthus tricolor cultivar Red isolate AtriRed21 chromosome 3, ASM2621246v1, whole genome shotgun sequence, a single window of DNA contains:
- the LOC130808832 gene encoding shikimate O-hydroxycinnamoyltransferase-like encodes MSVEVRESCMIYPASETPRKILWMSRIDMIIGTPYSHLPVLFIYKHNTNSPNFFDTKILKDALSKALVPFYPIAGRLIFNHENGRYEIDCNAKGVTFVEVETTYCLDDLGDCMEHDSEVRNIIFPACDYTQELSSMPLLLVQLTRFKCGSVCIGLSQHHHIADGAGYLHFINSWARLANGRLDGLIQPIHDRAYYVGPREPPCVRFRHLMYEPPLPPLPPKGFSAIDERGTKEGTFKLSKEQMESLKKQAVSKEGETLTTFAVQAGHLWRAVCKARGLADDQDVKLYIPINGRSRLKDREHTQGYFGNLLFHATCLEKAGDITSKPLSYAATKIQKAIQRMDVEFLRSAIDFVESHPDLTAIVRGPYTFSSPNLFLNSWTRLPIHTVDFGWGTPYFMGINGIKGEGLGFIKPNSDGDGTFFIHIKLFAPHMELFRRYLYEF; translated from the exons ATGAGTGTAGAAGTGAGGGAATCATGTATGATATACCCAGCTAGCGAAACTCCAAGAAAAATTCTTTGGATGTCAAGAATAGACATGATCATTGGCACACCATACTCCCATCTGCCGGTTCTATTTATCTATAAGCATAACACCAATTCCCCTAATTTTTTTGACACAAAAATCTTGAAAGATGCTCTTAGTAAAGCATTAGTTCCATTCTACCCAATTGCAGGAAGGTTAATTTTTAACCATGAAAATGGTAGATATGAGATTGATTGTAACGCTAAAGGAGTAACATTCGTGGaagttgaaacaacttattgtcTTGATGATCTTGGAGATTGTATGGAACATGATTCGGAGGTAAGAAACATTATATTTCCGGCATGTGACTACACCCAAGAACTCTCGTCAATGCCTTTGTTGTTAGTGCAATTGACACGTTTTAAATGTGGGAGTGTATGTATTGGGTTATCCCAACATCATCATATAGCTGATGGAGCTGGTTATTTACACTTCATCAACTCATGGGCAAGACTAGCCAATGGGCGGCTTGACGGTCTTATTCAGCCTATTCATGATAGGGCTTACTATGTCGGTCCGCGTGAACCGCCATGTGTTCGGTTTCGACACTTAATGTATGAGCCACCCTTGCCACCCTTGCCACCCAAGGGCTTTTCAG CCATAGATGAAAGGGGTACAAAAGAAGGTACGTTCAAACTTTCAAAAGAGCAAATGGAGAGCTTAAAAAAGCAAGCAGTATCCAAAGAAGGGGAAACGTTAACCACATTTGCTGTGCAAGCTGGACACTTGTGGCGCGCCGTATGTAAGGCACGTGGCTTAGCAGATGATCAAGACGTGAAACTGTACATACCTATTAATGGACGTTCAAGATTGAAAGATAGAGAACACACACAAGGTTATTTTGGGAATCTCTTATTTCATGCAACTTGTTTAGAAAAGGCAGGAGATATCACAAGCAAACCCCTTTCATATGCTGCCACTAAAATTCAAAAGGCAATTCAAAGAATGGATGTTGAGTTTTTGAGATCAGCCATTGATTTTGTGGAATCACACCCAGATCTGACGGCTATTGTTCGTGGACCGTACACTTTTTCATCCCCAAATCTGTTCTTGAATTCTTGGACAAGATTACCTATACATACAGTAGATTTTGGATGGGGTACACCTTATTTTATGGGCATTAATGGAATTAAAGGTGAGGGCCTTGGTTTTATAAAACCTAATTCTGATGGGGATGGTACCTTTTTCATACATATCAAACTTTTTGCTCCACATATGGAGCTTTTCCGACGATACCTTTACGAATTTTAA
- the LOC130808656 gene encoding probable tetraacyldisaccharide 4'-kinase, mitochondrial, producing MEKLKRVVSKIAYSHDFSKLSLIHRSFISLLTFISSIYHLSLTTRHYLYSLGLFHKQRLPVPVISVGNLTWGGNGKTPMVEYLSNLFSNCGVCPLILSRGYGGGDEVKMLQRHLMGTSAKIGSGANRAATAAWFLEKYGYVDYSANVICKDLLFTNKVDTDDTSNKIGAAILDDGMQHVSLVRDLDIVMVNGLMPWGNNRLIPLGPLREPLSALARADIIVIHNADLVPEQDLIDIKNGIQEIKSFLPVFFSRMVPSHFFNAQNVVAKVPLSAIKGKVIFCLSALGYPIGFVMCVEKLGPLHVDQYHYSDHYMFQPKDICTVRKRLEELHQTFDSRPIVVVTEKDYDRDRKILLELCPFNVLVLCSQLQIVAHNRNSEQRFKELVFKIWD from the exons ATGGAAAAATTGAAGAGAGTTGTGAGTAAGATTGCTTATTCCCATGACTTCTCCAAACTCTCTTTAATTCACCGTTCCTTCATCTCTCTCCTTACCTTCATTTCTTCTATCTACCATCTGTCTCTTACTACCCGCCATTACCTTTATTCTCTGGGTTTGTTCCACAAGCAAAG GTTGCCGGTACCAGTTATCAGTGTTGGTAATTTGACATGGGGTGGAAATGGGAAAACTCCCATGGTTGAGTATCTATCCAATTTGTTTTCTAATTGTGGAGTTTGTCCTCTCATTCTTTCTAGG GGTTATGGTGGAGGGGACGAAGTGAAAATGCTTCAACGGCATCTAATGGGAACATCAGCAAAGATTGGCTCTGGTGCAAATAGGGCTGCTACTGCTGCTTGGTTTCTCGAGAAATATGGCTATGTAGATTATAGTGCCAATGTTATTTGTAAAGACCTGCTCTTTACAAACAAAGTTGATACCGATGATACTTCAAATAAAATTGGTGCAGCCATTCTTGACGATGGCATGCAG CATGTGAGCTTGGTACGTGACTTGGACATCGTGATGGTTAATGGCTTGATGCCATGGGGGAACAATCGATTGATTCCCCTAGGACCTTTGAGGGAACCACTTTCTGCTTTGGCTAGAGCTGATATTATTGTGATCCATAACGCAGATCTG GTTCCTGAGCAAGATCTAATCGATATTAAAAACGGGATTCAAGAGATAAAAAGCTTTCTTCCTGTTTTCTTCAGTAGAATGGTTCCTTCACATTTCTTTAATGCCCAAAATGTTGTCGCTAAAGTACCTTTGTCAGCAATTAAAGGGAAGGTTATATTTTGTCTCTCTGCACTTGGTTATCCGATTGGTTTTGTGATGTGCGTTGAGAAG CTTGGACCACTGCATGTTGACCAGTATCATTACAGCGATCATTACATGTTTCAACCCAAG GACATTTGCACGGTGAGGAAAAGACTCGAAGAGCTTCATCAAACTTTTGATTCGAGGCCAATTGTTGTCGTAACAGAAAAG GACTACGACCGAGACCGCAAAATTCTCTTGGAGTTATGCCCCTTCAACGTTCTTGTTCTCTGTTCGCAACTACAAATCGTTGCTCATAACAGAAATTCAGAACAAAGATTCAAGGAGCTAGTTTTCAAGATATGGGACTAG
- the LOC130808258 gene encoding LOB domain-containing protein 3-like: MINALRSSPPDLRDDLMTSIIYSANARVVDPVRGCLGEIQTLLSKTTHALTELHLNTQHRANNDVPLFSYEYVFDEAVFVENPDQQFQNQHFENQQYMPSFHQSHHGNNQYKFFFLFVSLVIGLA, from the exons ATGATAAACGCTCTTAGATCATCGCCTCCTGATTTGCGTGATGATCTTATGACATCCATTATCTATAGTGCTAATGCCCGCGTCGTAGATCCCGTTCGTGGGTGTTTAGGTGAAATTCAAACTTTGCTTTCGAAAACTACACACGCTCTGACAGAACTACATT TGAATACTCAACACag AGCCAATAACGATGTTCCACTTTTTTCTTATGAATACGTTTTTGATGAAGCCGTTTTTGTTGAAAACCCTGATcaacaatttcaaaatcaaCACTTTGAGAATCAACAATATATGCCATCATTCCACCAATCACATCATGGGAATAACCAATACaagtttttctttctttttgtttcctTAGTTATTGGCTTAGCTTAG